The following nucleotide sequence is from Nitrospira defluvii.
TGAGAGAGGCGATAGACCCCTTGCACCGGAGCCTTGCCCGGATCATCGAAGGCTTTCGGGAGTCCGAACGGAGGATCGGTGAAATACAAATCGCCGTTGGATGTGAAGACCAGATCGTTCGGACTGTTGAGCTTGTGTCCATCGTAGTGGTCGACGAGCGGGACCATCGTTCCATGTGATTCCAACCGCCCGATTTGTCGATCGCCATGGCGGCAGAGGACCAACCGGCCTTGTGCATCGAGCGTGAGCCCGTTCGAGCCTGGCTCTTTTCCCGCATAGGGCGTCGAACCGCTATAGCCGCTGTTCTTCACGAACAAACTGGCGCCTTCACCAGGTTTCCATTTGTAGACGGCATTGGCGGGTATGTCTGAAAAGAGCAAATACTCGCCTTGCTTGTGCCAGACCGGTCCTTCGACCCAGGTGAACCCATCGACGATCTTTTCCAGCCGTGCATCGCGCGGAACGAGTTGATCGAATCGGGAATCGAGGCTGGTGATCACCAGCGCAACTGGTTCAGCCCCTATTGTGACGCTCTGAACGAGCATGCCGAGCAGCGTCGCCGCCATGAGTCTGGG
It contains:
- a CDS encoding SMP-30/gluconolactonase/LRE family protein codes for the protein MNALCPRLMAATLLGMLVQSVTIGAEPVALVITSLDSRFDQLVPRDARLEKIVDGFTWVEGPVWHKQGEYLLFSDIPANAVYKWKPGEGASLFVKNSGYSGSTPYAGKEPGSNGLTLDAQGRLVLCRHGDRQIGRLESHGTMVPLVDHYDGHKLNSPNDLVFTSNGDLYFTDPPFGLPKAFDDPGKAPVQGVYRLSHDGALTLLINDIKAPNGIAFSPDEKTLYVSDVDPKRAAWLAYDVKADGTVAEGRVLFDAMRWRKDPFFGPDGFKVDRKGNIFGARPGGISVIAPDGTLLGTIETGQPMSNVAWGEDGQTLFMTGGSSVYRLRLATGADRY